In Heliangelus exortis chromosome 3, bHelExo1.hap1, whole genome shotgun sequence, the genomic stretch TGGGCATAACCCACAGCAAGTGCCTATTTCTGTTTGGCTCAGCAGGAGctaaaaaattccaaaataacTGTGTCAGAGTGGAGCTGGTTCAAGGAACACATAAGCTATCCTCCTCCAGTACAGATTCAGggtatttcttttaattctggCACTACTGAAGACAAAGTTGATCAAGAAAGTGTTTGGTGCTACTACTGGTTTAAGATATTCCAGTTCTCTTCACTCACCAGTGTTTTATTCCCTATCCTCTGTGACACTACTTCAGTTGCGCTGGCAGATTTGCTACATCATATGCCCCACCAGGGAACTCATCTAGTTTAACAagaaacccacaacaaaaataGTGAATAGGTGGTACATGAGATAGTCTTGGAAACAGCTGCATCAGTGCCACTGAGGTAACACTGCAATTGTACTGAGGGGAAATAACTTTGGTAAGAGTAGTTGCCAAAACACATCTTTAAACTGGCCCACTCACTTCTGGCCCATGCCATCCTTTCCATGCTACAGAGGAGCTTCAATGTGCTCCTAAAACTAAAGGCTCTCTTGCCCCAAATTATAGAGTCAGAGAATgtgaggttggaaaggatctcaaggatcatctgatctaacccttctaatattattgtttgtATGATATGCCTCAGCACCCTGTCACACTGAGACTTAACACTTGCCAAAGTgagggaatccaccacttctcctgtcaggccattccaatgtctgactgtgCTCATCAtggaaaattttcctcttgtgttcaaacagAATCTTGCCAGGAGAAATTTGTGCCCATTCCCCCTTGCCTTGCCCATGGGACTCCTTGCAAATAGGGAGTTTCCTTCTTCTTTATAGCTACCCTTGAACTACTGGAActaataaggtctcccctcagccttttctattctcaaggctgaacaaacccagtctTCTCAACTTCTTGTATGGCAGGTGCATGAGAGCTGGCTGCAAGCACACTGAAGGCTTGCCACCCAAGTGGAACTGCTGCTGCTATGTAACATTCCCTACTAACACACCTACACCAGCAAAACTTCATTACCTTGAGGTGACATCCCACGTATGCTCCATTTCGGTCTCCTAATGAAACATACTAGGTGAATAACTTTGTTTCTACCCAGGGCACACTTGTCCGGTCCCCCATGAGATGTGATTTGCAGAGTCTCAATGTCTTTCTCCaccttttttctgaaattttcccAAGACTCCCTTAAAGATTAAAATGGAAGACATGCCAAGTACTTTACTACTCACCAGATCATTTGCTGCAGATAAATCACTGATGATTACACAAATCACATTATACTAATGATAAACTGCAAATGCCAAGTTCATTACTTTGGCAACACATGTAGGTAAACCGAGGACAGCACACAATGCTGtgatttttgctttcagaacaCGGGCAAACACGTACCAGGGCCGTAAAATTGCCCTCTGGAGAACGCAGCTTCTCCCACAGCGGCAGCGCAGCCCCGCAGCGATCCCTGCCGGCGGAGCCCTCGGGGCACGGACAGGATCGCCCTGGCGTTAAGATGTGGAGACGCTGCTGGGGGCAGGAAGCACAGCCCGGCAGGTAATTAACTGCCAGGGATACTACTCCACTGCCTTACCctagaaagacaagaaaaaccACCACATCCTACATCTCCTATTCAATCGCATTTGATCCCCCTATCTTACTGCCGACTTTCAGCAGTCAGCAGCAGCCTACTTCACTCTGATTCCTCCTTAAATGTGGGATTCGctctttccctcctcactcATGTTACTTTTCTGGAGCAAAATGAGGAAATACCTTTATTTAGTTTTGTCAATTTGAGTAGAAGGAACTAAAGGAAGGCTTTTAGGCTCTGGGAGGAGCAGAACACAGATCTCTTCCCTCCCATTTTCTGCCCAAACTCAAAGGTCAGTCAGACCGGCAGCCCCTTTCTCTTTCACCCTTTTCTTGCTTCGCGGCTGTTCCTCTAAACTCCTTTCCACCATCTCGCCACatgctcttcagaatccacacTCATCcggtgctgggaagagccgtgGACTCCTCTCCTGCGCTGGCCCTGCCGCAAGGGGCCCTCAGACACCTATCCCTGCCAGCATCGAGATCgggttgtatatatatatttgtgtacGTTTGTATTTTCACTTGTTATCCCATGTGttactgcctttcccctgttctAGTATatgtttcctatttttaaatatccaaATATAAGTCTCATCTTTATTatccttttgttttcccttgggAAGGTGGAGGTGGGCGGGTAATGGTAGTGGATTAaaggttggatttgatgatctcagaggtcctttcctacctggataattctgtgattgtgtAATAAGAGAATAATTCTGTCCTCTAGTTTTTGGTCCAGCCAAATTGCTAAACCGTAACaaatttcttctaaaagaaaTACTTGCACACATTAATAACACCTATCATACTGATACTGAACACCCCACAGGAACTTAAAACCCACCGTATTTATTTATACTAATCTCATTCATACAAAAATGTTACTTACAGAAACATCAGCTTTTAAGCCTGGATCATAGGTTCAGTCTCATTTGATGATTGTTAACTGTGCTAGCTTGATTACAAACCAAAGGAGGTTCAAGATAAAGCTAAAAATTAACTACTCTGCTTCTTGCATTAGGACATATTATTATAGCCATTTGTAAAGCTTATAAAAAGACAGTAACTTCACTCCTTTAATATGGAATGTACTGAACACATAACTTATAATATAAACAATAGCAATCTTACAACTTACTGTTACATTAATTGAACCTAattaagaagagaaacaaaagctaTCCAGGGATGCCAAAGGATTTTATGTGGCAATATGGAATGACAGCAGagtaagaaaaatttaaaaggacATGGATACATAATAATTTTGGGtttaaatcacttttttctccctttagaGGGCTTTGCAAATAATGCAGGATCGATCTGGTCTCTAGACAGACCTCTCACAGAAAAAAGCCTTGCTGCTCGTTCCTTTAAAGTGCCTCCACATTTCAGTCCTAGAGACATCAGTTCCATCTTCAGTTTATCCAAACCCAGGGCTTCCAGTTCATCAGCAGAGTTGAATGCCAGCAAGTCTATTGGTTCTGCCTCCTGCAAAGAGACAAAAATCCAGTCAGACTATTATTATGTTATTCCTGACTGAGGGGACGGAACATGTATAGACAGAAtgctttattttacagaagACCTTCAATTAGGATTATCTCAAACTACTCATTACTTAATAAAGTTGAACAATGTTTCCATATGCGATATGTTGGATATTCTCATTATTAGCTGAACTTGCTCTACCCAGACAAAGTATTACTGTATCATGTATAAGCACACTATCAGCCTAATTGTAAAACAAGCTCATCTTAGCAGAGATAAAACCAAGAGAGGGGTGAATGCTCAAGTGTGCTTCACACCCAGCGTATCTCAGTGTGCTGCTACGGGTCTACTCACAATGTTGCTGCTCACTAGTTAAAAGCTCTCTCTAACATGTCCAGATAAGCCATAGGTGTGCTTAAGCTTGCAATGTACACAGCCTCCCAGGCAGAAGCACTAATCATTTTACATGATACAAACATGgctgaactttaaaaattattccactAGAATCAGTGCATTCTACTTGAAACAGAGGAATGCCAaagtagtaaaataaaaaagcagaagtatttAATCCTCTTCCTCTGGAGACACAACAGTCAACACTGTTTTCATCCCAAAGGAAGTAAAGTACTCCCAAGAAAACTGCATTCAAAACAGCCCAGCATCACACACAGAAGTTCAGTAGCTTAATCTTGCCTCACAGCCACTTTTCTAACTCAGTATAAGATACAATTAATATACCCCCAGCAGTAGCAGGAAGGAGGATGAATAGTTATTTTTAAGGCAGttacatttctatttctgtaaatacagaaatagaTGTAAAAGCAGGCTtcttaaaattaacaaaataataagtTCTGAAGTTTTCATCTCATTTTGCCACAtgaaaatggattaaaatttCACCTTAAGAAGAAATCAGTATGTCTGGAGAATAACCAAGGATGAAAGGGATCTAGGCAGATTGTTTAGTCCAAGCCCAGGGTCTTGTCCACAAAAGAACATGGCAAAGATTGGATAATCTGAATGCTGGACTTTACTAACAGTAAACATTAAGACACTATATCAGACAAAAGTTTAAGCCCATTTCATTCAGTACTTAAAAGCACATATTAGTCTTATCACACACACCATGCTGGAGTTATCATAGGGACTTCAGAGCAAGTAATACCAGCAGTGGGAATGAGCCTGCTCCACTATGAACTCAGCAAAACCAATTATTGCTAGAACAGTTAGAACCTTTGTCCTGCTATGcatacaaaaaaagacaaaacaaaaaaatctgtcaagGACTACTAGAAAAGTAATTCCACCTGAAAGACCCATCTGCCATGGTATGGGTGAAGTCCCTTGTTCTAGGAATAGACAGTCTCACAAATACTGAGCAAAAGGTGAAGAGTGAAGAATGGTTAACATCCTGTTTAAAGTTAGCCAGTAGATGACAAAATTCTAATTTATCAGATTACATCCTTGGTCTTTCTTCCATTTAACTGTATTAAGCTTTCACTTATCAGAATTCAGACAGTGGCAACTGATGGTAGGCTTTCTGCTGAAGCtgaaacaaggcagaaaatctAAGCAACTCCCTAGCCCAAAAAATAGCCACATTTCATTTTAGTGCTAAAATAAGCCCAGATTCATTACCcctaacattttttaatagaGTAGTATGCAAGGACCAAtgaagcacaaatacaggcagCTTTTACTGCCAAATATTAATTGGGCTTCCATCAGTTCAGTCGAAAATGTTAGATTCTCTTTTGTCTGGAAGACTGATCCAGAGCCTCTTCAGTAAAAGAGTCCCAGCCATTCAGCAACCTCATGGTCaatgctgctcctgctctggctgACAGCTGTGACACCAACCCAGACTGCCAGCAGAGATAAAGGTATGGAAACAGCACAGACCTGCTTCCACCATACATATACCAGATGACCAATTTTAAAATCACTCTTCCAAAATCCTCTGCAGCTCAGATGAATCTCAATTTATACCCATCTTGTCTCCCTAGTGATGAAGCTCCTGCTTTCAGACTTTTGATACTCACTGAAGTTTGCACCAAGTTACTAGGGAACTAGATTAAAGCCTTTTATGATAACAACTAAGAAAGACTGGTCCGCTGATTGGTTCAAGGGACATCTACTTGGAACAACTGCTAATTTAAATATAGAGGTCAATTTTAATTAATTGACTTGGTTAGTGTGTGGCAATGTGTCAAAAAGTAGGATTCTTTCATGCCACAGAtgtgtgttatttttcttttttctcctctcagtgAAGAATTCTAGATCCAAGTGTATCTACTcatgaaggagaaaaacaaaacaaaaccaacaaaaaaccccacaagagAAATATGGATCTCAGGAAAGAGTACTAGACAGCCAAGATTAACTGTGTCTTATATATACAAAATTTTAACCCCATAAAGTCCTTCCTTGATCCATTCTACCAAGCATCTCTCAAGACAATGCTACCCTGTAACAACTTTCTCCGTGGAGACACTGTCAACTAAGAGCCACTTTTGGATGCAGTTTTCATTAACCTGTTACATTCCATTTTCACAAATCACACCATCCATCTTCAGTTTAGCTGGTTTTTCATACAGCCTTGGGATTTTTTGTGCTCTGAATCAGACTTTGGATATTCTAATGCATTGAAGTAAGAGTATACAaatcccctctcctttcctgcaACACACAAAGGGTAAAGTGATTGAGTAAAAGCTGCTTCATACTTACTGTGCTCTGTAAATGGTTCATTCCCTGAGCCttagaagaaatgttttcttgctCCTCTTCTTTCAAagcttggattatttttttcttttcttgggcCTCATCCTTCAAGGGCTTTGTCACTTCACTGTTTTCTTCAGCTGGAATTTCAGTCTGCCCACCTGTGTGTTTGTCTCCATGCAGATCTCTTCCACTACCTTCTGGCTGCTCCAGTGGTTTATCAGTAGCAGTGACACCCGGACTATCCTCTACTGAATCCACAGAGCTGCCTGAACATTCATTTGAGTTATCAGCATTATCATTACATCTGCTGCCCAATGGACAACTTCCATCAGATGCATGAGGGGAATCATCTTCACTGTCATCCTCACAATCCGAACTGTTCTCATCATCCAATCCTTCCAATCCCAGCCTGCCACAAGCCATACATTAGAAATGAATGTTAACctattttcactttaaaaaaaaaattgtttctattgtaattttctttccaaaacttCAGAGAGCTGCAGTGAACTACCCTAGTGGCTCTTTAGGATAGTTTAGTAAGtggaagagctgctgctcctaCTGAACAGGTCCCAACATCCCCCCAGAAGAGGTATCTTTTTACAGCATTCCCAGTGTGCTACCTATTACTATTCTCAACACCACTGTAATCATTAATACATCTCATGTAGGtgagaaattaaaggaaaaaaagtaatattctTTTTAGTTCATTGTAAATTTAActcattaatgaaaaaaagaaaaactgagacaTATAATAGTATTGTAttaataggagaaaaaaaaaaagattcctaTTTTTGCAAATAAAGTTTGTCATCTCAGCTGGGTACGAATTACATGAATGCACCAACATTTATTACAGCTCTCCAATTTAATCAGTTCAAGTTAATTTTACTATTTAAATCTACATCTTTGGTAAGTTATTATTTAATGGTATGTATCTAACCTCTCAGCCTGTTCCAAGGCTTAGTACTTGAGTATTAAGTATAAAGAGTCAATACTTaccaaaagcattttctttttttagattttgttccatttttcccAAATTCACCTGGACGCTTTTGACTACTGCCACTTGCCAGTGACACTGTTTTGCTTGAAGAGGCCTGCaatccttaaaaacaaaaagtataTTTCATCTGTACAGAATTCAAAAATGctataaattctattttttaacttcagatGGAATGTGAAACACAAGCTGAAAATAATGACTACTGGTACACATTTATGTTAGACTTGAAGCTTCAAAATAAACTCAGTAGCAGCAAAAGCTTTCTTACACTGCTCTATTAAGGCACAGAGTCATTCTTAAAATTGGATTAATGAACTGAACTCTCTCAGATTCTACATTCCTTCCAGCTGCAGGTTTCACTATCGAGCTGACAGAAAGGGAACAATCCTGGTTATGTAAAATAACTAAAAAGAAGAGCAAGTGAAACAAGGTATTTTGTAGTTGGATTCCATTTCTAGTAAGACCTGTTTATGATTTCACTCATAATTTTTATATAGTTCTTACAAAACTACACAATTACCCTTGgagaattttgcttttattatgCTATGACAGTATAGCAAAGTAAAATGAAGCATTGCATGTGTCTGTGTTACACTGTTCCGATACCATTTGAGAATCAGTAGCCAAAAATTATGTTCAACAAATTTTACTGGAATACAGATTCCACTGAATTGAAAGACATACTgttagtaaattatttttttaatttatttaattttcttagtgGATTGAGGATAACGGAACTTGtagtttgctttattttctgatgaCAAGAAGTGAGATTAAGCTGAAGTACCTTTAAGGACTGAATCTTCTAGTTGCTCAGCCATTTCATGACACTGCTGCTGGTACTCTGGActtgcaaaaaaatgttttggctcTGCAAGTTTCCGCTGCAGCCTTTCCAAGTGCCTCTGCTCTTTTTCAGCTTCCCGTTCTGCCTGCTGCTTCACCCATTCAGCCATCCTACAGGTGACAGAACCATGAAAATGAGGGCATTTCCAACACTGCATGTCATATCAGGTTATTGTTTTGAATGCTTACTTAATTCTTCTACCAGCTATTAGGCAGATAAAGGCAACTAACAACACCCAGAGGAATTACTGAAGAAATACTGAGAGATTCTGCTACAGAGAAAAGAGTAAAGTTTATTTTGGAAGTCACAAACAGTAATAAAGTCACCAGTATCATGGTCTTGTAGCTTCATAGAAAAACTGAGAATTCCAGATGAGAAATCTAAGAGGTAAACAGCCTCTCAGAAGCATGCTGCAGTCTAATCACCTCTATTTTGCAGTAATAGAGTCAGAAGAATCTCTTTGGCTTCCAGTCTATTTGGGCTTTAGAATCTACTTCTgctctttttacttttaaaaataaaattttattgctGCAATAGCCTGTCCTTGGAACTCTTTTGTTAATTATATGGtcagtttattttctaattCTAGCTTCTAAGAAAATGCCTCACGCTTTTTCATGGTTGACATCTCGAAGTCTCCTTCCACTGAGATCTCGGCAAGCCTCTCTGTTTGTTGTCTTTTCAATCTGAGCACCAAGTGCTCGCAGCATAGATCCAAaccctgagaaaaaaataacaaataattaactaaacaaaaagttaaaatttcttaaaattaaaatttctttaaaaattaagaaacaaattagacacaacaaaataattaaggaaaaagTATACAGTGAATTCAACACTTTCCCCTCCCTCAATAAGTTGAAAGTTGCAAGATGTTGGGAGCATTGTTAGTGAGTGAAATGCGGAAACATCAAGTGAAAAATAGTATCCAGAATTTACCACTCAAATTGGTTTTGTGCTCCTGATATCACACCAGACAGACCAGATTTTCTAGAAcctgcacacatgcacacagtgCTTCTAACATGAAAGCCTATTTCTGGACTCCCCCATGAAGTTAGTTCCATCTCATGGAAACACTGCGGCTTCTCCTTTCTAATTTAGCTGGGATGTCTCTCTCCCTGAAGTCCCTTTAGTCCCCACCTATCTTAAATACTCTTTtcaaaaactaagaaaaaaaaaattcatttttacaAGATACCCTTAGTTGTTTCATCAAGATAATAACGTACAATGCTCTGCTGGAGAGCATTCCAAAACAGATTCCTATACACTTCTCACCCACCAATTACTCAAAGGAAGACTCTCACTTGGTCCCACCTTACATTGTCTCCAGATGGAGAAAAAATGCCTAGGTTTTTAACTACTGCAAAGACACACAATGTGGGTTAATATTATAATCCTTAAAGCAATCTGAAAGTGCCACACACTGATTTTTACCTAGAAACTGAACAAATCTATTTTTGTTGCCTCACGAGTACCTTTGAAGATTGTGACAAACAGTAAGCAATCCAAACAAGCTACTGTATCATGAGACAGAAAAAGTACTGTGTTCAGCTAATAAATCAAATTTCTGCCATTCAAGGAGAATTTCTGTAGCACATGAAATACACTATTGAATTTTACATTCTCAAGAATGAGGACCTAGCTGCTACAGCTAGCCAGACATACTTTCAAAAACCAACAGCACTGTATTCACTAAGTTCACAGGTGCTTAATTAGGTCTGATAATAGCATGCTGAGTTCTCTTCTAAGCCTGTATGACCTGTATTCCCTTGAGGTCACCAAGTAAGCCTCAATAGTTCCACcctctttcctgtttttatcATACTTTCAAGTTacaaagctgaaacaaaagGAACACTTCAGAAAACTGCCTAAGTTGTTGAATAACAATTTTAAACTGACCCTAAGTGCACATCAGCAACATAGAATGCTTATTCTGTGTCATCCCTGAAAAAGTGAAGCTAACGAACAACGTATGAGCAAGAAGCATGTTGCACTATGAACTCACTACCATATGTGCCACTTTTAGCACACTTAAAACCCACAACAGCTCAAGAGCTATAGGAACAACATTCATTTAAGTCCTGTGTAAAACTATGAACCAGCTGAGAAAACTATGAAGCTAAGCTGCAGTCTTAAGTGATGTTGCACAGTTACTCAGCAAtttaattcaaaagaaaaaattctgaggGCAAATATATACTGAATCTAATTACACTCAAATACTCTGCTAAACCTGCATCATGCATATTGTCCCATTTTGAGGAATTCCTATATTGTTGGTAGCTGCGTTGTTCTATGTGATTAACATACAGCTTTCCATAATACAGTTAAAATACTTTGACAACATAAGACTAGTTCTTTAGTTCTTAAACTACTGAGATCTTAGCATTTataggttggggttttttttccagagataacaaaataaattagcTCATATAACATACTAGTACCTGGCACATTTGTCCTACGTGACCATGACAGAAACTTGGAAGCCTAAGAAGCCAGGTGCTGTTAGACACAATTTTAGCTCTGAAAGCACTTTGATGCACATTACAGATTTCTACTTGTAGAGATAAGCCAACCAGCAGTGCATATAGGAACTATACTAGCAAAGTTGTTAGCTGAACTGCAGCTTCCATGGTCAATTCTGAGCTTTGCAATAGCTGGTTTCAGCTTAGAGACACTGTAACACAGTCATCCGCAGTAGAAAAGATATGCTAATCGATTAAGACTGCTGCTGTCAGTATAGACTATTGTAAAACAAAAGTTTTTAAACTTAAGAATCTAAACAGTAAGAGGCAGTTAAGCAACAAACCTCCTTTTCCACCACAAAGTCTTGGCTCCAGACTGTAAACAGCTCCATTCTGGAGTACATCTTCTTCGTTAACCAGTCGCCCATTACATTTCACATACAAGCTCTCTTCAGGGATattctgaaaaacagcaaagtGAAGTCATGTTATTGACTGAGAATGAAAtattctgagaaaataaatgacCAAGAAgtaaaatttcctttctttaagaACAGAGCTGAAGCAAAATTCAGTCTTAAAAGCATAAACACTCTCGATGGTTCTTATATTAATTCCCGTTTACTTATGGATTAAACACAATCTGAATCGGCTTGTAAACCTTCGCGGGGAAAAGCTGTGCTACGGCAAAGCTGACAGTGTTTAaacactgtgttttaaaaaacaattaaaagctCACATTTTCTGGACTGCAAGCACTTTAAGACCGATTATCTCCCACCTGTATACATAAAATACGTAAGACATTGTAGGGCTATCTTACAACAAACTCTCTCGCTCAGCTACGCGACACCAACAAGTGTGCTCACGACAGAGACAACCGATCCAAGCCCCCCCCACCGCAGCGAGGCCCAAGAGGCAGGCCCGGCGGGCAAGCGGGGACGGCGCAAGGGCGAGGAGGAGGCGAGGGCAGAGACACGTTCTGCTTGCCACGGCCTACACCGGGAGAGCCCGCAGCCCCCGCTCCTCAGGTCGAAGAAGAGGCCGCGCCTCTACAACCGCCAACCCGCGCCCTGCTCCCCCCCTTTCACTCACCAGCACCCGGGCACGGTCCCGGAGGAGGCCCCGCACGGAGCCGCCGCCGAAGGGAAGCGGGTAGGGCCGCGCTCGCGTATCCAGCGGGTCGCGCACCAGCAGCGCCATCGCTCCGCAGCGGGGACAACGCCTGCCGCGCGTGCGCCTGTGACGACTGCGGCGCGGAGTCACGTGACCCAGGGGCGGGAGGGAAGAGcgggagggagagagagcaccggcaccggcaccggcaccggcaccggcaccggcaccggcaccggcaccggcaccggcaccggcaccggcaccggcaccggcacgGAAGGGGCCGGGGTCTTCGCTGGGCCTGCGTGTCTGTCAGACCCGCTCTCGCCGGGCAGTTCTCGCCCCCTTCTCTGGGGATCCCCGAGGTTTGGTTTCCTTAATtgcatttttgaaaatttttctcGTTGCTCGGTTTCCGGGGGGTTTTGGGGTtatatttgggtttttgttttttaagttcGGGAGGGTCAAACTGGACTTAGGCAACCTGCATTTCTGATGTTTTGGAGTCAACCTGATGTTTCTGTCCTTTTAGGGACTCAGTTTATCGTTTTTAGGCGTGTAAGGTTAAATGAGAATTCCCGTGTTTTTAGCAGTTGGTCTTTGGGAATGAAAGGGAGCATAGCTTTCTTGCCTATTAAGGCACAGATCTGATTGTCTCCTCCAGAGTCTTGGACACGGTGTTTTGGAGTCTTGTTTTGGGAAATGGCCCTGAGCATTGTTCCTCTGGAGCCTGCTGCTTGGAGAgtcatagaatcgtagaattgctcaggctgcaaaaaaccttaaagatcatcgaCAAATGTCCCTGTCTCCTGACGTATGTGATACCGAAGCCATCCTGGAAAGTAGTGCCTTTTTCTGTATGAGAGTGCCCTATCATTCTAATTAGGACTGCTGTGTGCAGTCTACCAGATTCTAGAGGTTTTCGCAGCCTGCCACATCCACTCTGTGAGGATGTAGCAACAGGCAAAATGGACTATGGCTCCAGAGGTGCTGTGTTGTTTCAGTAGTGGTGACAACAACAGCATGAGAATGGAAGTACAACAACACCTTGGGCCCAAGCAGTGCTGCCATTGCGAAGCACTGCACGTGTAAGAAATGTAATGGGAATGTGTAGCTGTTAGCTGTTCAATTAAATATGGCACAAACTTCATGTTGCAGGACGATGGCCTGTGTCCCTATGGCTTCTTTGTCCTGTTATGTGCATTTTAGCATGTGGATGGAGAGAGGACCCAAACTCTGGTGTTTGTGATAGAGTTAGTTACATAACTGCATATGATGTTTTTAAACTGGGAGGAAAGTTAAGCTGGAGGAGAGTACACTCAGCTCTTTGTGTCATGTAGTAGCTACCCATAAGCAGGAGATAGGCAGAGCTGCATTTTCTTCTaatcactttttctctctggGAAGGGATGCATGGAGAGGTATGGTGATCATCCACCCAAAGTAACTACTGCGTTCTTTGGTGGCTTCAGATTTTCTCCATGTCTTCAATATAACCACCCAGCTACAGGATATTTGAAGTTAGGTCACTACCAGCTCTCTCTGGTGGGAGCTTGCAAACATTAGCAAAGATGTAGTTGGGCTGCCCCAATGTCAAGGTTTAGCAGTTTGAGTGGGCCACTAACCTAATGgcagaattcctctctattccctcctcccccccacaAAGGGAAGATATAAG encodes the following:
- the SDE2 gene encoding splicing regulator SDE2 is translated as MALLVRDPLDTRARPYPLPFGGGSVRGLLRDRARVLNIPEESLYVKCNGRLVNEEDVLQNGAVYSLEPRLCGGKGGFGSMLRALGAQIEKTTNREACRDLSGRRLRDVNHEKAMAEWVKQQAEREAEKEQRHLERLQRKLAEPKHFFASPEYQQQCHEMAEQLEDSVLKGLQASSSKTVSLASGSSQKRPGEFGKNGTKSKKRKCFWLGLEGLDDENSSDCEDDSEDDSPHASDGSCPLGSRCNDNADNSNECSGSSVDSVEDSPGVTATDKPLEQPEGSGRDLHGDKHTGGQTEIPAEENSEVTKPLKDEAQEKKKIIQALKEEEQENISSKAQGMNHLQSTEAEPIDLLAFNSADELEALGLDKLKMELMSLGLKCGGTLKERAARLFSVRGLSRDQIDPALFAKPSKGRKK